The region TACCTGCCTGAGTAGATAAAGTACACATGCCACAGAAAATTACTAAAtgatacaaaaaattatataagttAATTATACACTTAAAACATCCTATATCCTATACCTGAGTAAGTTTATTTCTCAAAGAATCCAACTGTGCATCTAACTCTGCATCACCAAGACTGTCAAGATCCACGGAAGTATCACCAGATGGTTCATCCTAGAGAACAGCGTCCAATAGGACTTTAAACCATTaataagtttataaaaaaaaaaaaaaaagagctatCAGGTAAGTGACAAGCTGAATTCCAATTCCTAAACCTACCTAAGAAGCAAAACTTTATCTTCCGTTTCAGTTTATCACACACCTTTGGGAAGATGAGTTAAACTATCAAATAAGATACTGGAAGGATAGTGCAAAAAGTTCACATCCCGAGACATTCCAAAAttttgaagatttaatattcAAACTTTGGACAGATGAATTATTAATTCCGTGATTAATGAATATTCAAACTTCGAAGCAATCTAAGTTTTACAGCATAGTTAACTACATGTAATGATGCCCCTAAAGAGCACTAAGCAGAAAAATgttaaagaaataaatgaattacAATACTGCTAATTCAAATAGGAGAAACCCCAAAAGGTTAATACAGTATAAGATTTTAATCAAACCCATTGAATTTGGAAAACCTACTGCTTTAGGCAAAGAGAATCCTTCTGGCACAGTAAAACAGTGCCGCAAACAGTACTTCTCCCACATACTCAATCGCTTGTCCAAAGCCAATTGAACCAAGTTCCGTATATAAGCCACGCCCTAAAAAATCCAAAGATaacaaattgaaaacaaaatagtttctaaaataaaaacGTATAATATTTTCTGTCCGTAGGCGGGAAATACTGAATAATAATGGAAGCATaaccccaaattcaaaattcgaACTTCAGTCAGTTCAGTGTATCAAAGCTCTCAGCAGTCAACATTTTGAAAAGAACGAAGAAAATCGTGCGAAATGGAAGGCAGCGAGAGTGAGAAGATCTTCGATTCCTTCAACCTAAACCCTCAGTTATTCATCAACGAGGTTATCAATTCCGTCGACGACCTTGTCGACGAAGCCTTTGATTTCTTCCAGCAGTATGAgtcctctctctccctctctattTGTGTGTATAACTGCTCGTCTGTATATATATTAGGCATAACTTCTAATCGAGAACggtattttttgaaatttttttttatgtaggGAGGCAGCGGTTAATCTGAAAACCGAGGGGACTGATCGATCCGATGATCTAAAAAAGGTTAGCATGATTCAGTATTTTCGTTATTCTGCAATCAAGACTTCCAATTCGCCATTCGCACAAATTAAGAGTTCATTCTATTGCCGATGTGTCGAATAGCTGGTGGCTTCGCTTAGGGTTACGGTCNNNNNNNNNNNNNNNNNNNNNNNNNNNNNNNNNNNNNNNNNNNNNNNNNNNNNNNNNNNNNNNNNNNNNNNNNNNNNNNNNNNNNNNNNNNNNNNNNNNNNNNNNNNNNNNNNNNNNNNNNNNNNNNNNNNNNNNNNNNNNNNNNNNNNNNNNNNNNNNNNNNNNNNNNNNNNNNNNNNNNNNNNNNNNNNNNNNNNNNNNNNNNNNNNNNNNNNNNNNNNNNNNNNNNNNNNNNNNNNNNNNNNNNNNNNNNNNNNNNNNNNNNNNNNNNNNNNNNNNNNNNNNNNNNNNNNNNNNNNNNNNNNNNNNNNNNNNNNNNNNNNNNNNNNNNNNNNNNNNNNNNNNNNNNNNNNNNNNNNNNNNNNNNNNNNNNNNNNNNNNNNNNNNNNNNNNNNNNNNNNNNNNNNNNNNNNNNNNNNNNNNNNNNNNNNNNNNNNNNNNNNNNNNNNNNNNNNNNNNNNNNNNNNNNNNNNNNNNNNNNNNNNNNNNNNNNNNNNNNNNNNNNNNNNNNNNNNNNNNNNNNNNNNNNNNNNNNNNNNNNNNNNNNNNNNNNNNNNNNNNNNNNNNNNNNNNNNNNNNNNNNNNNNNNNNNNNNNNNNNNNNNNNNNNNNNNNNNNNNNNNNNNNNNNNNNNNNNNNNNNNNNNNNNNNNNNNNNNNNNNNNNNNNNNNNNNNNNNNNNNNNNNNNNNNNNNNNNNNNNNNNNNNNNNNNNNNNNNNNNNNNNNNNNNNNNNNNNNNNNNNNNNNNNNNNNNNNNNNNNNNNNNNNNNNNNNNNNNNNNNNNNNNNNNNNNNNNNNNNNNNNNNNNNNNNNNNNNNNNNNNNNNNNNNNNNNNNNNNNNNNNNNNNNNNNNNNNNNNNNNNNNNNNNNNNNNNNNNNNNNNNNNNNNNNNNNNNNNNNNNNNNNNNNNNNNNNNNNNNNNNNNNNNNNNNNNNNNNNNNNNNNNNNNNNNNNNNNNNNNNNNNNNNNNNNNNNNNNNNNNNNNNNNNNNNNNNNNNNNNattttcattagcataaatcgtttagtttggtttcgacaagtgttgatcttatcctgggcgagcaaaaaagaatgataacgaagacccagatctttgaagaagctttaagctccctaaaggaacatagcttcatagtatagttagaaaagttatttctatgtctgactgtaatgatatttgatgtaaacgttttatgttatgaattaatggaatagctacgtttatcttcaaaaaaaaaatgtctaactctaaaaataattcaattttttggatatatgtattattattggtgtttataatgtttaaacattatatatgtaaaatgttTTCTTAAGATTAATTTTGGATTTATAGTTGtataaattagattttttgatacattatatcctttaaaaaaaaaagaagaagaaaaaacataGAGCCttcccttccctttatatgggaggtggtgggttcgagtctcagtggaggcaatactaattcttgtgcttcaataggtttagaaagtagttatgaacagatactgcattgtaatagagttagtagtattccaaaaaaaaaaaaaaaagaaacgtAACCTGATAatacaattaggccactgaaccaaaaaaaatgtaattaagcccctgaacactccaaatgtatgcNNNNNNNNNNNNNNNNNNNNNNNNNNNNNNNNNNNNNNNNNNNNNNNNNNNNNNNNNNNNNNNNNNNNNNNNNNNNNNNNNNNNNNNNNNNNNNNNNNNNNNNNNNNNNNNNNNNNNNNNNNNNNNNNNNNNNNNNNNNNNNNNNNNNNNNNNNNNNNNNNNNNNNNNNNNNNNNNNNNNNNNNNNNNNNNNNNNNNNNNNNNNNNNNNNNNNNNNNNNNNNNNNNNNNNNNNNNNNNNNNNNNNNNNNNNNNNNNNNNNNNNNNNNNNNNNNNNNNNNNNNNNNNNNNNNNNNNNNNNNNNNNNNNNNNNNNNNNNNNNNNNNNNNNNNNNNNNNNNNNNNNNNNNNNNNNNNNNNNNNNNNNNNNNNNNNNNNNNNNNNNNNNNNNNNNNNNNNNNNNNNNNNNNNNNNNNNNNNNNNNNNNNNNNNNNNNNNNNNNNNNNNNNNNNNNNNNNNNNNNNNNNNNNNNNNNNNNNNNNNNNNNNNNNNNNNNNNNNNNNNNNNNNNNNNNNNNNNNNNNNNNNNNNNNNNNNNNNNNNNNNNNNNNNNNNNNNNNNNNNNNNNNNNNNNNNNNNNNNNNNNNNNNNNNNNNNNNNNNNNNNNNNNNNNNNNNNNNNNNNNNNNNNNNNNNNNNNNNNNNNNNNNNNNNNNNNNNNNNNNNNNNNNNNNNNNNNNNNNNNNNNNNNNNNNNNNNNNNNNNNNNNNNNNNNNNNNNNNNNNNNNNNNNNNNNNNNNNNNNNNNNNNNNNNNNNNNNNNNNNNNNNNNNNNNNNNNNNNNNNNNNNNNNNNNNNNNNNNNNNNNNNNNNNNNNNNNNNNNNNNNNNNNNNNNNNNNNNNNNNNNNNNNNNNNNNNNNNNNNNNNNNNNNNNNNNNNNNNNNNNNNNNNNNNNNNNNNNNNNNNNNNNNNNNNNNNNNNNNNNNNNNNNNNNNNNNNNNNNNNNNNNNNNNNNNNNNNNNNNNNNNNNNNNNNNNNNNNNNNNNNNNNNNNNNNNNNNNNNNNcggcagtctgtctgcctttgagtgagctaggttgagataacctaagtctcatttcgatcttcggatccttatgagtccgacagtctgcatgcctttgtgtgagttaggttgagataacctaagtctcatttcgatcttcggatccttatgagtcctgcagtctgcatgcctttgagtgagttaggttgagataacctaagtctcattccgaccttcggatccttatgagtccggcagtctctctgcctttgattgagttaggttgagataacctaactctcatttcgatcttcggatccttaagagtccggcagtctgtctgcctttgagtgagttaggttgagctaccctaagtctcatttcgatcttcggatcgttatgagtccggcagtctgcctgcctttgagtgagttaggttgagctaccctaagtctcatttcgatcttcggatcgttatgagtccggcagtctgcctgcctttgagtgagttaggttgagctaccctaagtctcatttcgatcttcggatcgttatgagtccggcagtctgcctgcctttgagtgagttaggttgagataacctaagtctcatttcgatcttcggatccttatgagtccggcagtctatctgcctttgattgtgttaggttgagataacctaagtcttatttcgatcttcggatccttatgagtccggcattctgcctgcctttgagtgagttaggttgagataacctaagtctcatttcgatcttcggatccttatgagtccggcagtctgtctgcctttgagtgagttaggttgagataacctaagtctcatttcgatcttcggatccttatgagtccagCATTCttcctgcctttgagtgagttaggttgagataacctaagtctcatttcgatcttcggatccttatgagtccggcagtctatctgcctttgattgagttaggttgagataacctaagtctcatttcgatctccggatccttatgagtccggcaatctatctgcctttgagtgagttagggtgagataacctaagtctcatttcgatctccggatccttatgagtccggcaatctatctgcctttgagtgagttagggtgagataacctaagtctcatttcgatctccggatccttatgagtccggcaatctatctgcctttgagtgagttagggtgagataacctaagtctcatttcgatctccggatccttatgagtccggcaatctatctgcctttgagtgagttagggtgagataacctaagtctcatttcgatctccggatccttatgagtccggcaatctatctgcctttgagtgagttagggtgagataacctaagtctcatttcgatctccggatccttatgagtccggcaatctatctgcctttgagtgagttagggtgagataacctaagtctcatttcgatctccggatccttatgagtccggcaatctatctgcctttgagtgagttagggtgagataacctaagtctcatttcgatctccggatccttatgagtccggcaatctatctgcctttgagtgagttagggtgagataacctaagtctcatttcgatctccggatccttatgagtccggcaatctatctgcctttgagtgagttagggtgagataacctaagtctcatttcgatctccggatccttatgagtccggcaatctatctgcctttgagtgagttagggtgagataacctaagtctcatttcgatctccggatccttatgagtccggcaatctatctgcctttgagtgagttagggtgagataacctaagtctcatttcgatctccggatccttatgagtccggcaatctatctgcctttgagtgagttagggtgagataacctaagtctcatttcgatctccggatccttatgagtccggcaatctatctgcctttgagtgagttagggtgagataacctaagtctcatttcgatctccggatccttatgagtccggcaatctatctgcctttgagtgagttagggtgagataacctaagtctcatttcgatctccggatccttatgagtccggcaatctatctgcctttgagtgagttagggtgagataacctaagtctcatttcgatctccggatccttatgagtccggcaatctatctgcctttgagtgagttagggtgagataacctaagtctcatttcgatctccggatccttatgagtccggcaatctatctgcctttgagtgagttagggtgagataacctaagtctcatttcgatctccggatccttatgagtccggcaatctatctgcctttgagtgagttagggtgagataacctaagtctcatttcgatctccggatccttatgagtccggcaatctatctgcctttgagtgagttagggtgagataacctaagtctcatttcgatctccggatccttatgagtccggcaatctatctgcctttgagtgagttagggtgagataacctaagtctcatttcgatctccggatccttatgagtccggcaatctatctgcctttgagtgagttagggtgagataacctaagtctcatttcgatctccggatccttatgagtccggcaatctatctgcctttgagtgagttagggtgagataacctaagtctcatttcgatctccggatccttatgagtccggcaatctatctgcctttgagtgagttagggtgagataacctaagtctcatttcgatctccggatccttatgagtccggcaatctatctgcctttgagtgagttagggtgagataacctaagtctcatttcgatctccggatccttatgagtccggcaatctatctgcctttgagtgagttagggtgagataacctaagtctcatttcgatctccggatccttatgagtccggcaatctatctgcctttgagtgagttagggtgagataacctaagtctcatttcgatctccggatccttatgagtccggcaatctatctgcctttgagtgagttagggtgagataacctaagtctcatttcgatctccggatccttatgagtccggcaatctatctgcctttgagtgagttagggtgagataacctaagtctcatttcgatctccggatccttatgagtccggcaatctatctgcctttgagtgagttagggtgagataacctaagtctcatttcgatctccggatccttatgagtccggcaatctatct is a window of Ipomoea triloba cultivar NCNSP0323 chromosome 16, ASM357664v1 DNA encoding:
- the LOC116007889 gene encoding protein MIS12 homolog, with the translated sequence MEGSESEKIFDSFNLNPQLFINEVINSVDDLVDEAFDFFQQEAAVNLKTEGTDRSDDLKKVSMIQYFRYSAIKTSNSPFAQIKSSFYCRCVE